A region of Fibrobacter succinogenes subsp. succinogenes S85 DNA encodes the following proteins:
- a CDS encoding acyl carrier protein, whose translation MDKQVIFEKIKAALIEDFDLEENRIVPEARLYEDLELDSIDAVDLIVKLKSFLPRNIDPEAFKKMRTLENVVDGIYNLVQNSESK comes from the coding sequence ATGGACAAACAGGTCATTTTCGAAAAGATTAAAGCTGCCCTTATTGAAGATTTTGATTTGGAAGAAAATCGAATCGTTCCAGAGGCTCGCCTTTACGAAGACTTGGAATTGGATAGCATTGATGCTGTGGACTTGATTGTGAAGCTCAAGTCTTTTTTGCCGAGAAACATCGACCCGGAAGCATTCAAAAAAATGCGTACTCTTGAGAACGTGGTCGATGGTATCTATAATCTTGTTCAAAATTCGGAATCTAAGTAA
- a CDS encoding phosphopantetheine-binding protein codes for MSDLNTRIKEVMIESLELEDITPADIVDSAPIFGKNAAGEGLGLDSIDALELGIAIKENFGVSFSTVKEETKQHFASVNALAAYISANSKG; via the coding sequence ATGTCCGATTTGAATACCCGTATTAAAGAAGTCATGATTGAGTCCTTGGAACTGGAAGATATTACCCCAGCCGATATTGTGGATTCTGCTCCGATTTTTGGTAAGAATGCTGCCGGCGAAGGGCTTGGTCTGGATTCAATCGACGCTTTGGAATTGGGCATTGCCATCAAGGAAAATTTTGGTGTATCTTTCTCGACGGTTAAGGAAGAAACCAAACAGCATTTTGCTTCGGTGAATGCGCTTGCTGCCTACATTTCTGCAAATTCTAAGGGCTAA
- a CDS encoding methyltransferase, with product MFDFYKNDSIDAVNAKFEAQKIAFAPLSFQAARALRDMGILEEISKSRKKGITISEIAQKLDISLYGVGVLVEMGLGMGAIKLHKDSSEDDLRLTLGKIGFFLLNDEMTQVNMDFSQDICYRGAENLEQSIREGKPSGLPHLGPWKTVYEGLSQLTDQQKKSWFGFDHFYSDLAFPEALPIVFEKLTELKQPRLFDIGGNTAKWAIACCKYNADIQVSIIDLPGQTAVAEKNAAQAGFKDRIDTIACNVLDDTTEFPQGANAVWMSQFLDCFSLKQITKILTKIHKAATPETDVYVLEPLWDKQRFEAAAYSLQATSLYFTCIANGNSKMYRYEELKKAIEIAGFELKEAHHGVGPNAYSLLRFRKK from the coding sequence ATGTTCGATTTTTATAAAAACGATTCCATCGACGCTGTAAACGCCAAGTTTGAAGCTCAAAAAATTGCATTTGCCCCCCTCAGTTTCCAAGCGGCCCGCGCCCTCAGAGACATGGGCATTTTAGAAGAAATCAGCAAATCGCGCAAAAAAGGCATTACCATTTCGGAAATTGCTCAGAAGCTAGACATTTCGCTTTACGGAGTAGGCGTTCTTGTAGAAATGGGACTTGGCATGGGAGCCATCAAGCTCCACAAGGATTCTAGCGAAGATGACCTGCGCCTCACGCTCGGAAAAATTGGATTTTTCCTCTTAAACGACGAAATGACGCAAGTGAACATGGACTTTTCGCAGGACATCTGCTACCGCGGTGCCGAAAATCTCGAGCAGTCCATCCGCGAAGGGAAGCCATCAGGACTCCCCCACCTCGGTCCGTGGAAAACCGTCTACGAAGGGCTCTCCCAGCTGACCGACCAACAGAAAAAGAGCTGGTTCGGATTTGACCATTTTTACTCCGACTTGGCATTCCCCGAAGCACTCCCGATTGTATTCGAAAAGCTTACAGAACTGAAGCAGCCAAGACTTTTTGACATTGGCGGAAACACTGCAAAATGGGCCATTGCCTGCTGCAAATACAACGCAGACATACAAGTTTCCATCATCGACCTTCCGGGGCAAACCGCAGTCGCCGAAAAGAATGCCGCACAAGCAGGCTTTAAAGACCGCATTGACACCATAGCCTGCAACGTTCTCGACGACACGACCGAATTCCCGCAAGGCGCAAACGCTGTCTGGATGAGCCAATTCCTGGATTGCTTCTCGCTCAAGCAAATCACAAAAATCTTGACAAAGATCCACAAGGCAGCCACTCCAGAAACAGACGTCTACGTTCTCGAACCGCTTTGGGACAAGCAGCGTTTTGAAGCCGCCGCATACTCGCTCCAGGCCACGTCGCTTTACTTTACCTGCATCGCAAACGGCAACAGCAAAATGTACCGCTACGAAGAGCTTAAAAAAGCCATCGAAATTGCAGGTTTCGAGCTCAAGGAAGCGCACCACGGCGTAGGCCCGAACGCCTATTCCCTCCTCCGCTTCCGCAAAAAATAA
- a CDS encoding beta-ketoacyl synthase chain length factor, which produces MQKVFIEKMASFVPTEAHPKPDVSFVPMLTRRRLSYISRMVVLVSDQVSRDNDGNKLTPCKVTFASQFGEISQQLKISQTLLDTGMVSPAHFSLSVFNASIANASILETNTAGYSAVFSGKDAFTTGLTDCIAALESESTDTRTFIFADELIPETYAPVAGVPYPNAVCAIALRLTTDESKADPTFKNVDIASQLAQLKMLRNNFDTAAEQAIAFLCAIDMQKT; this is translated from the coding sequence ATGCAAAAAGTTTTCATCGAAAAAATGGCAAGCTTTGTGCCGACAGAAGCGCACCCCAAGCCAGATGTTTCGTTCGTACCTATGCTGACGCGCCGTCGCCTCAGCTACATTTCGCGCATGGTGGTTCTCGTGAGCGATCAAGTTTCTCGCGACAACGACGGCAACAAACTCACGCCCTGCAAGGTGACATTCGCATCGCAGTTCGGAGAAATCAGCCAGCAACTGAAAATTTCGCAGACGCTTCTCGACACAGGCATGGTCTCGCCCGCGCATTTTAGCCTTTCGGTTTTTAACGCCTCCATTGCAAATGCGTCAATTCTCGAAACGAACACCGCAGGCTACTCCGCCGTATTCTCCGGGAAGGACGCTTTTACCACAGGCCTCACGGATTGCATAGCCGCCCTTGAAAGTGAAAGCACAGACACGCGTACATTCATTTTCGCAGACGAACTCATCCCCGAGACCTACGCTCCCGTTGCAGGCGTCCCCTACCCGAACGCCGTCTGTGCCATCGCACTCCGCCTCACGACCGACGAATCCAAGGCCGATCCGACATTTAAAAACGTTGATATCGCAAGCCAACTGGCACAGCTCAAGATGTTGCGCAACAACTTCGATACCGCCGCAGAACAAGCCATCGCTTTCCTCTGCGCCATTGACATGCAAAAGACTTAA
- a CDS encoding lysophospholipid acyltransferase family protein encodes MAKIRYIRRILAKLFCFAFFGICSLILAILLFPIIHIITGFNERRFKIFVRKFNHQYFKIFVKIAELLGAIRLTVENRDSLKNLRSKVVIANHPSLFDVVILFSLIPNANCIVKGELIQNKFISLIIRNLYIPNNIPFEEQLEMAKASMDEGNNLIIFPEGTRSKPGEPWEFKKGAARFALYAQSDVVPIFFGGNEKIGLRKHDKLLQFHPTERYIYNLKILKPIPVKEYESMPLTKSATKLTHKMKEILEKELPN; translated from the coding sequence ATGGCAAAAATCCGCTACATACGCCGTATTTTAGCAAAACTTTTCTGCTTTGCTTTTTTCGGCATTTGTAGCCTAATTCTCGCAATACTTCTTTTCCCCATCATCCATATTATCACGGGTTTTAACGAAAGAAGATTCAAGATTTTTGTCCGCAAGTTCAACCACCAGTATTTTAAAATTTTCGTCAAAATAGCTGAACTTTTAGGAGCAATTCGACTCACCGTCGAAAACAGGGATTCCCTCAAGAACCTCCGTTCCAAAGTTGTCATTGCGAATCACCCCTCATTATTCGATGTTGTCATTCTTTTTTCGCTTATTCCTAATGCAAATTGCATTGTAAAAGGCGAGCTCATTCAAAATAAATTTATTTCGCTTATCATCAGGAATTTGTACATTCCAAACAACATCCCTTTTGAAGAGCAACTTGAAATGGCGAAAGCCTCCATGGACGAAGGGAATAACCTTATCATTTTCCCTGAAGGGACCCGTAGCAAGCCTGGCGAGCCATGGGAATTCAAGAAAGGAGCAGCCCGTTTTGCACTTTATGCACAAAGTGATGTTGTTCCTATTTTCTTTGGTGGAAATGAAAAAATCGGGCTCCGTAAGCATGACAAGTTGTTACAATTTCACCCGACAGAACGTTATATATACAACTTGAAAATACTCAAGCCCATTCCGGTAAAAGAATACGAGAGCATGCCACTCACTAAAAGTGCAACCAAGCTCACACACAAAATGAAGGAAATTCTTGAAAAAGAATTGCCAAATTAA